The Pricia mediterranea genome includes a window with the following:
- a CDS encoding SusD/RagB family nutrient-binding outer membrane lipoprotein: MNGKKMNTMLKQYKKYIYRGLCISFITLALNSCESTELEILESPNALAPTQADVDLFLNSIQIKLAAVLDGTQSDDNAGLSERGMEVTRLLHMFGPTYENAYLPGDVDIVYEDTYAGLLADTKAILEPAEEAGLYTHKGIAKAIEAYTFMTLVDFFGDMPFSEAIQGTEFPNPSLDDDAAIYAAVETLLNDALTEFNRDEAFGVADDIFYGGNEDQWIKLVNTLKLKLYLQTRLIDSNAGAKINALVADGNIILDSADDFQFQYSSTDANPDSRHPIFGRNFDVAADVSDYMSNYYMVLLKDSYPTGDPRTRYYFYRQSLNFTDDANEADCVTQSAPVHFELSDVFCDAGNGYWGRDHGDNDGIPPDGGLRSTWGVYPIGGLMDINQGAAIPGRDIGLEGAGISPIMLASFTNFMLAEAALVTGVTGDPRAYLEAGVRASINKVIAFGEGLDYLDDAVDETRTVRDVYVPAQENIDQYVTNVLDDYDAASATGKLEVIVKEYFKALFGNGVEAYNTYRRTGFPSDLQPTLLAEPGEFINSFIYPSEMVDQNSNISQKPNQAVRVFWAEGGPTVD, encoded by the coding sequence ATGAACGGCAAAAAAATGAATACCATGTTAAAGCAATATAAAAAGTACATATATCGAGGGTTATGTATTTCATTCATAACCTTGGCGCTAAATTCCTGTGAATCGACCGAATTGGAGATTTTGGAAAGTCCGAATGCCTTGGCCCCCACACAGGCGGACGTAGATTTATTTCTGAACTCCATTCAAATTAAACTCGCGGCCGTACTAGATGGCACCCAGTCGGACGATAACGCAGGTTTATCGGAACGGGGAATGGAGGTCACCAGATTATTGCATATGTTCGGACCTACCTACGAGAACGCCTACCTTCCCGGTGATGTTGATATCGTTTATGAAGACACCTACGCGGGGCTCTTAGCGGATACAAAGGCCATTCTTGAACCGGCAGAGGAAGCAGGGCTATACACCCATAAAGGTATTGCCAAAGCTATCGAGGCCTATACATTTATGACATTGGTCGATTTTTTCGGGGACATGCCCTTTTCAGAAGCGATTCAAGGAACGGAATTTCCAAATCCGAGCTTGGACGATGATGCCGCTATATATGCCGCAGTCGAGACCTTGCTTAATGATGCCCTTACCGAGTTCAATCGGGATGAGGCCTTTGGTGTTGCCGATGATATCTTTTATGGGGGAAATGAAGATCAATGGATAAAATTGGTGAATACGCTTAAATTGAAGCTCTATCTACAAACCCGGTTGATCGATTCGAATGCCGGCGCTAAAATCAACGCCCTAGTGGCGGACGGCAATATTATTTTGGATTCTGCCGATGATTTTCAGTTCCAATACTCGTCCACAGATGCCAATCCGGACAGTAGGCATCCCATTTTCGGAAGAAATTTTGATGTGGCCGCCGATGTTTCAGACTACATGTCCAACTACTATATGGTATTGCTCAAGGACAGTTATCCCACCGGAGATCCGAGAACGCGCTATTACTTTTATCGGCAATCCTTAAACTTTACCGATGATGCCAACGAAGCCGACTGCGTTACCCAATCCGCACCCGTCCACTTCGAACTTTCTGACGTTTTCTGCGATGCGGGGAACGGATACTGGGGGCGTGATCACGGGGACAATGACGGTATTCCGCCCGATGGTGGCCTAAGATCGACCTGGGGCGTATATCCTATCGGAGGGCTGATGGACATCAATCAAGGCGCCGCCATTCCGGGAAGGGACATCGGCCTCGAAGGCGCAGGAATCTCCCCGATCATGCTCGCTTCGTTCACGAACTTCATGCTGGCTGAGGCTGCATTGGTAACAGGAGTGACCGGAGATCCCAGAGCCTATTTGGAGGCAGGTGTAAGAGCTTCGATCAATAAAGTCATTGCGTTCGGGGAAGGGCTCGATTATCTAGATGATGCCGTCGATGAAACCCGTACGGTCCGGGATGTTTACGTGCCCGCTCAGGAAAATATCGATCAGTACGTTACCAATGTGTTGGACGATTACGATGCTGCTTCCGCAACCGGCAAACTCGAAGTGATTGTAAAGGAATATTTCAAGGCCCTTTTCGGGAACGGGGTTGAGGCCTATAACACCTACCGTAGAACCGGTTTTCCATCTGATCTTCAGCCAACCCTTCTAGCGGAACCTGGTGAATTTATCAATTCGTTTATCTATCCCAGCGAAATGGTGGATCAAAATTCCAATATTTCGCAAAAACCCAATCAGGCCGTCCGTGTATTCTGGGCAGAGGGCGGACCAACTGTAGACTAA
- a CDS encoding SusC/RagA family TonB-linked outer membrane protein codes for MKTRYKGVLTLLLALVVQVSFAQEKTISGTVTDQDGLPLPGVNIVVQGTTTGTQTDFDGNYSIQASEGQVLSFTYVGQQSQEMTVGSSSTIDVQLSEDAQALEEVVVVAQNIKREAGSLGYAVSDVGNEQIEERAQGDIGRILQGKAAGVNITATNGVSGSGTNFVIRGYSSISGSNQPLFIVDGVPFDGGANEQSDFFDSSGESSRFLDLDPNSIENVKVLKGLSATVLYGERGRNGVVLITTKSGSQKATAEKLEVTASTSYFISKPILQKSQKEYGGGFHQAFGFFFSNWGPAFSQQNPVSYGSYYRGLAPDGTVLVQHPFDRLSDESLKVGFEDLAASDYRYQNYNSIEDFFRTGGVSSSSVNLRGSTENATYNLNLGHLEDKGFTPGNKVIRNNISIGGSANLTNKLRVSGTLNYSNTDYKTPPIAASLGSGTIGDGASVFGDVLYTPISVDLMGLPFQTADGRSIYYRSGNDIQNPRWTVENSKTTQNTERIFGNMSLGFDITDHLGVSYQLGLDTYTEFNTYGQNKGGVDGDPTGIFRTTQVKNKIWNHTVNFNYDRDFSEDLNLQVVLGGQARNDTFERDGVESTQQLAFGVLKHFNFVNHSTVNSFTGGDLAFNSFENQLGVYTDITLGYKRGLYLNLAARNDWSSTLERDNYSIFYPAASLSFLPTQFIEGMVRDNFLSSLKVRAGYGTSAGFPDPYGTRNTLNLTSRGFVSVDGVLSSNSVSDRLGNPDLKAETVSETEIGVDAQFFRSRLSLNVSLYKKKTKDLITDQNLDPSTGFTVTRINAGSLETKGVEVDFDFTPVRTDNFSWNLAGNFFADESTITSLPEGTDQIAVTNFVIGSAANYAIVGEPFGVLQGSAVVRNDQGELVVGDDGLYLDSGEISILGDPNPDWNAGLTTTFRYKAFSLSANLLYRHGGDIFSQTIGSTLGRGTVGFGIDRTASYVLPGVRQDGTPNTTQITASNLGFDTIGFADFEEFLIYDGTTIRLNEVSLSYNMPSEFLKRTPFGQLSFTLSGNNIWYDAVNTPDDVRFDTNTLSTGVGNGQGIDYITGPSSRRYGLSVKATF; via the coding sequence ATGAAAACAAGATACAAGGGAGTATTGACGCTTCTGCTAGCGTTAGTTGTGCAGGTCTCTTTTGCACAGGAGAAAACAATTTCCGGCACGGTGACCGATCAGGACGGTCTACCGCTACCGGGGGTCAACATAGTAGTGCAGGGCACAACGACCGGCACACAGACCGATTTCGACGGTAATTACAGTATTCAGGCCTCCGAAGGTCAGGTCTTGTCCTTTACTTACGTCGGACAACAGTCCCAGGAAATGACCGTAGGAAGTTCATCGACCATAGATGTTCAACTTTCGGAAGATGCCCAGGCGCTTGAAGAAGTAGTTGTTGTGGCACAGAACATTAAAAGGGAGGCCGGCTCTTTGGGTTATGCGGTAAGCGACGTAGGCAACGAGCAGATAGAGGAGCGCGCGCAGGGCGATATCGGCCGAATTCTTCAGGGCAAGGCGGCCGGGGTAAACATCACCGCAACGAACGGAGTTTCAGGTTCGGGCACTAACTTCGTAATCAGGGGCTACTCTTCTATTTCAGGGAGCAACCAACCCTTGTTTATTGTCGATGGGGTACCCTTCGACGGGGGGGCCAATGAGCAATCGGATTTTTTCGATAGCTCGGGCGAATCCAGTCGTTTCTTGGACCTAGATCCCAATTCAATTGAAAACGTAAAGGTCTTAAAAGGACTCAGTGCCACGGTGCTTTACGGAGAACGGGGAAGAAATGGCGTGGTCTTGATAACCACCAAGAGCGGGAGTCAAAAAGCCACCGCAGAAAAACTTGAGGTCACCGCTTCCACGTCCTATTTTATAAGTAAGCCGATACTGCAGAAATCCCAGAAGGAGTATGGCGGGGGCTTCCACCAAGCCTTTGGCTTTTTCTTTAGCAACTGGGGCCCGGCCTTTTCCCAACAAAATCCCGTCTCTTACGGATCTTACTACAGAGGCCTTGCCCCCGATGGTACCGTGCTGGTACAGCATCCTTTTGACAGATTATCGGACGAATCCCTCAAAGTGGGCTTCGAAGATCTGGCCGCTTCCGATTATAGGTATCAAAATTATAATAGCATTGAGGATTTTTTTAGGACAGGCGGGGTATCATCGTCTTCGGTAAACCTCAGGGGATCAACGGAAAATGCCACCTATAATCTGAACTTGGGCCACCTGGAGGACAAAGGGTTTACTCCTGGCAACAAGGTCATACGGAATAATATAAGTATCGGAGGGTCCGCCAATTTGACCAATAAGCTTAGGGTCAGCGGAACCCTTAACTACTCCAATACTGATTACAAGACCCCACCCATCGCGGCTTCCTTGGGTAGCGGGACCATTGGGGACGGTGCCTCCGTTTTCGGGGATGTTCTTTACACCCCCATAAGTGTTGATCTAATGGGACTTCCTTTTCAAACTGCGGACGGAAGGAGTATTTATTATCGATCAGGCAATGATATTCAAAACCCGAGATGGACCGTAGAAAATTCCAAAACTACCCAAAATACCGAACGTATCTTTGGGAATATGAGCCTCGGCTTCGATATTACGGACCATCTTGGGGTTTCGTACCAACTCGGGCTTGACACCTATACGGAATTCAACACCTACGGGCAGAACAAAGGTGGCGTAGATGGCGATCCCACCGGTATTTTCAGAACCACCCAGGTCAAGAATAAAATATGGAACCATACGGTCAATTTCAACTATGACCGCGACTTTTCGGAAGATCTGAACCTTCAAGTGGTCTTGGGTGGACAGGCAAGAAACGATACCTTTGAAAGAGATGGGGTCGAAAGCACACAACAATTGGCGTTCGGGGTGCTGAAGCATTTTAACTTCGTCAACCACTCCACCGTAAACAGTTTTACCGGAGGAGATCTGGCCTTCAACAGTTTTGAAAACCAACTTGGGGTCTATACTGATATTACATTGGGCTATAAAAGAGGATTGTACCTAAACTTGGCTGCCCGTAACGACTGGAGCTCTACGCTGGAAAGAGACAACTACAGCATCTTCTATCCCGCTGCGAGCCTTTCGTTTTTGCCCACTCAATTTATCGAGGGCATGGTCAGGGACAATTTTTTGAGCAGCCTAAAAGTGCGAGCGGGTTACGGTACTTCCGCTGGATTCCCCGATCCCTACGGCACCAGAAATACACTTAATCTTACCTCCCGTGGTTTCGTAAGTGTAGATGGAGTACTTTCGAGCAACTCGGTATCAGACCGTCTAGGGAATCCCGATTTGAAGGCGGAGACTGTTTCCGAAACCGAAATCGGCGTAGATGCCCAATTTTTCAGAAGTCGTCTGTCGCTAAACGTCAGTCTTTATAAGAAGAAGACCAAGGATTTGATCACCGATCAGAACCTAGATCCTTCGACCGGTTTTACCGTTACCAGAATCAACGCTGGAAGTCTGGAAACCAAAGGAGTTGAAGTCGATTTCGATTTCACTCCGGTTCGCACCGACAATTTCTCATGGAATTTAGCCGGCAACTTCTTCGCGGACGAAAGCACGATTACAAGCTTGCCCGAAGGCACGGATCAAATCGCAGTGACCAACTTCGTAATCGGCAGTGCAGCGAATTATGCCATCGTCGGCGAGCCTTTTGGAGTTCTTCAAGGTTCCGCCGTGGTCCGGAACGATCAAGGGGAGCTGGTCGTAGGGGACGATGGATTGTATTTGGACTCGGGTGAAATTTCTATCCTGGGCGATCCGAACCCCGATTGGAACGCTGGCCTTACCACTACATTTCGGTACAAGGCATTTTCCCTCTCGGCCAATCTCCTGTACAGACACGGAGGAGATATTTTTTCCCAGACCATTGGATCGACCTTGGGACGTGGAACCGTCGGTTTCGGTATCGACAGAACGGCATCCTACGTGTTGCCAGGGGTAAGACAGGACGGTACACCTAACACCACCCAGATTACCGCCTCAAACCTTGGGTTCGATACTATTGGATTTGCGGATTTCGAAGAATTCTTGATCTACGACGGAACTACCATCCGGTTGAACGAAGTCAGTTTATCGTACAACATGCCATCGGAATTTCTCAAAAGGACCCCGTTCGGGCAGCTGAGCTTTACCTTAAGCGGCAACAATATTTGGTACGATGCCGTAAATACTCCCGATGATGTACGCTTTGACACCAACACCCTAAGTACAGGGGTCGGTAACGGTCAGGGAATCGATTATATCACCGGACCCAGCTCAAGAAGATATGGACTCAGTGTTAAGGCAACCTTTTAA
- the fusA gene encoding elongation factor G, with product MATRDLKYTRNIGIAAHIDAGKTTTTERILFYTGVNHKIGETHEGAATMDWMEQEQERGITITSAATTCSWTFPMENAKPTEDAKDYHFNIIDTPGHVDFTVEVNRSLRVLDGLVFLFSAVDGVEPQSETNWRLADNYKVPRIAFVNKMDRQGSDFLGVGRQIREMLKSNAVPIVLPIGDEADFRGIVDLVKNRALVWHDENFGSTFDVIDIPEDMKEEVKEHRAALIEAVAEYDEDLLEKFFEDENSITEDEVHAALRAAVMDMSIIPMICGSSFKNKGVQFLLDAVCRYLPSPLDKDAIVGINPDTEEEEKRKPSLKEPFSALAFKIATDPFVGRLAFFRAYSGKLDAGSYILNNRSGNKERISRIYQMHSNKQNAVDAIGAGDIGAAVGFKDIKTGDTLSDEKHPIVLESMNFPDPVIGIAVEPKTKADVDKLGMALGKLAEEDPTFQVKTDEASGQTIISGMGELHLDIIVDRLRREFKVEVSQGQPQVEYKEALTRSADHREIYKKQSGGRGKFADIVFTMEPSDDDELTGLEFVNEIKGGNIPREFIPSVEKGFKQAMQNGPLAGFEMDSMKVTLKDGSFHAVDSDSLSFELAAKMGYKEAAKAARAVLMEPIMKIEVLTPEENMGDIVGDLNRRRGTISSMGDRAGAKVIKGEVPLSEMFGYVTSLRTLSSGRATSTMEFSHYAETPSNIADEVIKAAKGVTA from the coding sequence ATGGCAACACGAGATTTAAAATACACAAGAAACATAGGTATCGCGGCACATATCGATGCCGGTAAGACAACCACCACAGAACGTATTCTGTTCTACACAGGGGTCAACCATAAAATCGGCGAAACGCACGAGGGTGCTGCTACGATGGACTGGATGGAGCAGGAACAAGAACGCGGAATCACTATCACCTCCGCGGCGACGACCTGTTCGTGGACCTTTCCGATGGAAAATGCGAAGCCTACCGAAGATGCCAAGGACTACCACTTTAATATAATAGACACCCCGGGACACGTTGATTTCACCGTAGAGGTGAACCGCTCCTTAAGGGTGCTTGACGGTCTGGTTTTTCTTTTTAGCGCCGTTGATGGGGTCGAGCCACAGTCTGAAACCAACTGGAGATTGGCCGATAACTATAAGGTACCAAGAATTGCCTTCGTGAATAAAATGGACCGTCAGGGCTCCGATTTCTTGGGAGTAGGAAGGCAGATTCGCGAAATGTTGAAATCGAATGCCGTACCGATCGTATTGCCAATCGGTGACGAAGCCGATTTTAGGGGAATCGTGGATTTGGTAAAAAACCGCGCTCTGGTCTGGCACGACGAAAATTTTGGGTCCACCTTTGATGTCATCGATATTCCCGAAGACATGAAGGAAGAGGTCAAGGAGCATCGCGCTGCCCTGATCGAGGCCGTTGCCGAATACGACGAGGATTTGTTGGAAAAATTCTTCGAGGATGAGAATTCCATTACCGAGGATGAAGTGCATGCCGCTTTGCGTGCCGCCGTAATGGATATGAGTATTATTCCTATGATCTGCGGATCTTCCTTTAAGAACAAAGGGGTTCAGTTCTTGTTGGACGCCGTATGCAGGTATCTGCCATCTCCGTTGGATAAAGATGCTATTGTCGGAATCAACCCGGATACCGAGGAGGAAGAGAAGAGAAAGCCCAGTCTGAAAGAACCTTTTTCTGCCTTGGCTTTTAAAATTGCCACAGATCCCTTCGTCGGACGCTTAGCCTTCTTTAGGGCATATTCCGGAAAGTTGGATGCGGGTTCATATATCTTGAATAATCGTTCAGGTAATAAGGAACGGATTTCCAGAATCTACCAAATGCATTCTAACAAGCAAAATGCCGTTGACGCGATCGGTGCGGGCGATATCGGTGCGGCGGTAGGCTTTAAGGATATAAAGACGGGCGATACCCTCTCCGACGAAAAGCATCCCATTGTTTTGGAAAGTATGAACTTTCCCGATCCGGTTATCGGTATCGCGGTCGAGCCGAAAACTAAGGCCGATGTTGATAAGTTGGGCATGGCACTCGGAAAATTGGCCGAAGAAGATCCGACCTTTCAAGTAAAGACCGATGAGGCTTCCGGGCAGACTATTATTTCCGGAATGGGCGAGCTGCACTTAGATATTATTGTCGATCGCTTGCGTCGCGAGTTCAAAGTCGAAGTAAGCCAAGGACAGCCGCAGGTTGAATATAAAGAGGCGTTGACAAGATCGGCCGATCACAGGGAAATATACAAAAAACAATCCGGTGGGCGCGGTAAGTTTGCTGATATCGTCTTCACCATGGAGCCTAGCGATGATGATGAGTTGACCGGCCTTGAGTTTGTGAACGAAATTAAGGGCGGTAACATTCCCAGGGAATTTATCCCCTCTGTAGAAAAAGGTTTCAAACAGGCCATGCAGAACGGTCCCCTTGCCGGCTTTGAGATGGATAGTATGAAGGTAACCCTTAAGGATGGTTCTTTCCATGCCGTGGATTCCGATTCGTTATCTTTTGAATTGGCCGCTAAAATGGGATATAAGGAAGCTGCCAAAGCTGCCCGTGCTGTGCTTATGGAGCCGATTATGAAGATAGAGGTGTTGACACCGGAGGAAAATATGGGCGATATCGTCGGGGATTTGAACCGAAGAAGAGGTACAATTTCCAGCATGGGAGATAGAGCAGGTGCCAAGGTTATCAAGGGAGAAGTGCCCTTGTCGGAGATGTTCGGCTACGTGACATCGTTGCGTACGCTGTCATCCGGTAGGGCGACCTCTACTATGGAGTTTTCACACTACGCTGAGACACCTTCGAATATTGCAGATGAAGTAATCAAGGCGGCTAAAGGCGTTACCGCATAA
- the rpsG gene encoding 30S ribosomal protein S7 → MRKKQAKKRPLLPDPRFNDQLVTRFVNMMMWDGKKSVAFGVFYDAMDIVEEKKSDEEKTSLELWKDALSNVMPHVEVRSRRVGGATFQIPMQIRPDRKISTAMKWLISFSRKRNEKGMAQKLAAEVLAASKEEGAAVKKRLDTHKMAEANKAFSHFRF, encoded by the coding sequence ATGAGAAAAAAACAGGCAAAGAAAAGACCGCTTTTACCAGACCCAAGGTTCAATGACCAACTGGTTACGCGCTTCGTAAATATGATGATGTGGGACGGAAAGAAATCCGTGGCTTTCGGAGTGTTCTACGATGCAATGGATATTGTTGAGGAAAAGAAGAGCGATGAAGAGAAGACTTCATTGGAGCTTTGGAAGGATGCCCTTTCAAATGTTATGCCCCATGTCGAAGTTCGCAGTAGAAGGGTAGGGGGTGCTACCTTCCAGATTCCGATGCAGATACGTCCGGATAGAAAAATATCGACCGCTATGAAGTGGTTGATCAGTTTTTCTAGAAAGCGAAACGAAAAAGGAATGGCCCAGAAATTGGCTGCGGAGGTTCTTGCAGCTTCCAAGGAAGAGGGCGCAGCGGTCAAAAAACGGTTGGATACGCACAAGATGGCCGAGGCCAATAAAGCATTTTCCCACTTTAGGTTTTAA
- the rpsL gene encoding 30S ribosomal protein S12, with the protein MPTISQLVRKGRSTITKKSKSVALDSCPQRRGVCTRVYTTTPKKPNSAMRKVARVRLTNGKEVNAYIPGEGHNLQEHSIVLVRGGRVKDLPGVRYHIVRGALDTAGVAGRTQRRSKYGAKKPKN; encoded by the coding sequence ATGCCAACAATTTCACAATTAGTACGAAAAGGAAGGTCCACGATTACCAAGAAGAGTAAATCGGTGGCTTTGGATTCGTGCCCCCAGCGACGTGGGGTCTGTACGCGTGTTTATACCACTACACCGAAAAAACCGAACTCTGCCATGCGTAAAGTGGCCCGGGTTCGATTGACGAACGGAAAAGAGGTGAACGCGTATATACCCGGTGAAGGGCACAACCTCCAAGAGCACTCGATAGTATTGGTCAGGGGCGGAAGGGTTAAGGATTTGCCAGGGGTTCGATATCACATCGTGCGCGGCGCACTGGATACAGCAGGTGTCGCGGGACGAACACAGCGGAGGTCGAAATACGGAGCAAAAAAACCCAAAAATTAA